In Deltaproteobacteria bacterium, a single genomic region encodes these proteins:
- a CDS encoding MerR family transcriptional regulator, translating into MPGAARYFTTGDLSRKTGATPRAIRFYEQSGLMAPHARNAGGRRRYTEHDLERLQLITDLRDLDLSIEDIKQLLHIRDSVESAPELGERLSNVVAEQLDRTQKRLLALRRLREELAATLAVVKECTHCSLDLAQHPCKGCDNVTAPSTPRIVKVLLGQCRPATERSEGPLVMLKACKNADDPAQEP; encoded by the coding sequence ATGCCTGGCGCGGCCCGCTACTTCACCACCGGGGATCTCTCGCGCAAGACGGGCGCCACGCCCCGGGCCATCCGCTTCTACGAGCAGAGCGGCCTCATGGCTCCGCACGCGCGCAACGCGGGCGGCCGGCGGCGCTACACCGAGCACGACCTCGAGCGGCTCCAGCTCATCACCGATCTGCGCGACCTCGACCTTTCCATCGAAGACATCAAGCAGCTCCTGCACATCCGCGACTCGGTGGAGAGCGCGCCGGAGCTGGGCGAGCGGCTGTCCAACGTGGTGGCCGAGCAGCTGGACCGCACCCAGAAGCGCTTGCTGGCGCTGCGCCGGCTGCGCGAGGAGCTGGCGGCCACGCTGGCGGTGGTGAAGGAGTGCACCCACTGCTCGCTCGACCTGGCCCAGCACCCGTGCAAGGGCTGCGACAACGTGACGGCGCCGTCGACGCCGCGCATCGTGAAGGTGCTCCTCGGCCAGTGCCGGCCGGCGACCGAGCGTTCGGAAGGCCCGCTGGTGATGCTCAAGGCCTGCAAGAACGCCGACGATCCCGCGCAAGAGCCTTGA
- a CDS encoding acetyl-CoA C-acyltransferase encodes MSDAYLCDAVRTPIGRFRGALKDVRADDLAAIPLRAILERNKLEPARVDEVLLGCANQAGEDNRNVARMALLLAGFPDSVPGATVNRLCGSGLEAIVQASRAIRLGDLDISIAGGVESMTRAPYAMPKPAEGFPSGKLELFDTSLGWRFPNPRLAERFPLEAMGETAENIAERTKIPREAQDAFALRSHQRAVAAQKDGAFAGELVPVVLPQKKGAPIRVEADEGPRAETSLEKLATLQAAFRPGGTVTAGNSSTLNDGSAAVLLASERAVKELNLTPKLRLVASASAGVDPRVMGLGPVPATKKALAKAGWRMSDVDVVELNEAFAVQALACMQELELDPERVNVHGGAIALGHPLGCTGARLLATLEGAMKKRNAKRGLATLCIGVGQGMALLVERV; translated from the coding sequence ATGTCCGACGCCTACCTCTGTGACGCTGTCCGCACGCCCATCGGCCGATTTCGCGGCGCCCTCAAGGACGTCCGCGCCGACGATCTCGCGGCCATCCCGCTGCGGGCGATCCTCGAGCGGAACAAGCTCGAGCCCGCGCGCGTGGACGAGGTGCTCCTCGGCTGCGCCAACCAGGCCGGCGAGGACAACCGCAACGTGGCCCGCATGGCGCTCTTGCTCGCCGGCTTTCCGGACAGCGTCCCCGGCGCGACCGTGAACCGGCTCTGCGGCTCGGGCTTGGAAGCGATCGTCCAGGCGTCGCGCGCCATTCGACTCGGGGATCTGGATATCAGTATCGCCGGCGGCGTCGAGAGCATGACCCGCGCGCCGTACGCGATGCCCAAGCCGGCCGAGGGCTTTCCCTCGGGCAAGCTGGAGCTCTTCGACACCAGCCTGGGTTGGCGCTTTCCCAACCCCAGGCTGGCCGAGCGCTTTCCGCTGGAGGCGATGGGCGAGACCGCCGAGAACATCGCCGAGCGCACCAAGATCCCGCGCGAGGCGCAGGATGCGTTCGCGCTGCGCTCGCACCAGCGCGCGGTGGCGGCCCAGAAGGACGGCGCGTTCGCGGGCGAGCTGGTGCCGGTGGTGCTTCCGCAGAAGAAGGGCGCGCCGATTCGCGTGGAGGCCGATGAGGGGCCGCGCGCCGAGACCTCTCTCGAGAAGCTGGCCACGCTTCAGGCCGCGTTTCGCCCGGGCGGCACGGTGACCGCAGGCAACTCGTCGACGCTCAACGACGGCTCGGCCGCGGTGCTGCTTGCGTCGGAGCGCGCAGTGAAGGAGCTGAACCTCACGCCGAAGCTGCGGCTGGTGGCGAGCGCGTCGGCCGGCGTGGATCCGCGCGTGATGGGGCTCGGTCCCGTGCCGGCGACGAAGAAGGCGCTCGCGAAGGCCGGCTGGCGCATGAGCGATGTGGACGTCGTCGAGCTCAACGAGGCGTTCGCGGTGCAGGCGCTGGCGTGCATGCAGGAGCTCGAGCTCGATCCCGAGCGCGTGAACGTCCACGGCGGCGCCATCGCGCTGGGACATCCGCTGGGCTGCACGGGCGCGCGCCTGCTGGCCACGCTCGAAGGCGCGATGAAGAAGCGCAACGCCAAGCGCGGCCTCGCCACGCTCTGCATCGGCGTCGGGCAGGGGATGGCGCTGCTGGTGGAGCGCGTCTAG
- a CDS encoding prepilin peptidase: MLPPAFEVLFTAALVVLGLVVGSFLNVVIWRVPRGESIVHPGSHCPRCGSPIAGFDNIPVFAWLLLGGRCRVCRGPISWRYPLVEALTGVVTFLFIQHDGFEPILAFHLVFAWAGIALALIDLDTFLLPLVITLPLIPITLASGLLDGRQGILRAVLGAGIGWSLIVIVGKIGELIAGQEAMGGGDAWLMASIGAMTGPLKLVVALFFASIQGAILGMILLRIRRQEEAELPQPEPPKPEAPAEPGVEPRAEPKPEARSDDEEEDWVPPPTAVPFGPFLVLGALQALLWGDWVLHWLRLDQLRLWG, from the coding sequence GTGCTTCCTCCTGCGTTCGAGGTGCTGTTCACCGCGGCCCTGGTTGTCCTGGGGCTGGTCGTCGGCTCGTTCCTCAACGTGGTGATCTGGCGGGTGCCCCGCGGCGAGAGCATCGTGCACCCGGGCTCGCACTGCCCGCGGTGCGGTTCGCCGATCGCCGGCTTCGACAACATCCCGGTTTTCGCCTGGCTGCTCCTCGGCGGCCGCTGCCGCGTCTGCCGCGGGCCCATCAGCTGGCGCTACCCGCTCGTGGAGGCGCTCACGGGCGTCGTCACGTTCCTGTTCATCCAGCACGACGGCTTCGAGCCCATCCTGGCCTTCCACCTGGTGTTCGCGTGGGCCGGCATCGCGCTGGCGCTCATCGACCTCGACACGTTCCTGCTTCCGCTGGTCATCACCCTGCCGCTGATTCCGATCACCCTGGCGAGCGGGCTCCTCGACGGCCGTCAGGGCATCTTGCGCGCGGTGCTCGGCGCGGGGATCGGCTGGTCGCTCATCGTGATCGTCGGAAAGATCGGCGAGCTCATCGCGGGCCAGGAGGCGATGGGCGGCGGCGACGCGTGGCTCATGGCCAGCATCGGCGCCATGACTGGCCCGCTGAAGCTGGTGGTGGCGCTCTTCTTCGCATCGATCCAGGGCGCGATCCTGGGGATGATCCTGCTGCGCATCCGCCGCCAGGAGGAGGCCGAGCTACCGCAGCCCGAGCCGCCGAAGCCCGAAGCGCCCGCCGAACCGGGCGTCGAGCCGCGCGCCGAGCCAAAGCCCGAAGCCAGGAGCGACGACGAAGAAGAAGACTGGGTTCCGCCGCCCACGGCCGTGCCGTTCGGGCCGTTCCTGGTGCTCGGCGCGCTCCAGGCGCTGCTCTGGGGCGATTGGGTGCTGCACTGGCTTCGGCTGGATCAGCTCCGGCTCTGGGGCTGA
- a CDS encoding AhpC/TSA family protein, which yields MHCRELATQVRPLIPELTKNGAKVAVIGVGAPYFAKAFDDEVGLAAAGAQLLTDPTRAAHEAAGMKRGVWNVVSPAGWGASLKTIANGHRNKLPQGDPWQQGGALVVRKGGEITFEHHDPTPGEQVDLAKLLEATLAAS from the coding sequence ATGCACTGCCGCGAGCTCGCGACGCAGGTGCGTCCACTGATTCCGGAGCTGACGAAGAACGGCGCCAAGGTGGCGGTGATTGGCGTCGGCGCGCCCTACTTTGCGAAGGCTTTCGACGACGAGGTCGGCCTCGCCGCTGCCGGCGCGCAGCTGCTGACCGATCCCACCCGCGCGGCGCACGAAGCCGCGGGCATGAAGCGCGGGGTCTGGAACGTGGTGAGTCCTGCGGGCTGGGGCGCGTCGCTGAAGACCATCGCCAACGGGCACCGCAACAAGCTCCCCCAGGGCGATCCCTGGCAGCAAGGCGGCGCGCTCGTGGTCCGCAAGGGCGGCGAGATCACCTTCGAGCACCACGATCCGACGCCCGGCGAGCAGGTCGATCTCGCCAAGCTGCTCGAAGCGACGCTGGCCGCAAGCTAG
- a CDS encoding molybdopterin molybdotransferase MoeA yields the protein MPPYPDALQTILSHVQPLPTERVPLELALGRALASDAVSRALLPAVDNSAMDGYAVRSDDLKSASESKPVVLKIVERITAGDSPQSTLSAGQAARIMTGGALPPGADAVVMQEDVEVQGSSALFRESVDAGEYIRRAGEDIRPGDVAVRAGQALGASELALMASIGETHASVHRRPRVAILATGDELVDFGSNAPGKLVDSNSLALALRLRELGCDVTALGVARDEPAAIQARFEAAAGADVIVSSAGVSVGDKDFVKPVLKALGATLHIERVAIRPGKPLVFATRPGQLFFGLPGNPVSSRVTFEVFVRPALRALMGLTKPISTVPAVLSADFKKVAELTFFTRVRLERDGAKLLAVPMPKQGSNYLTSLVGADGLAILPAGVGQLAAGTPVDVMLL from the coding sequence GTGCCCCCCTATCCCGACGCCCTCCAGACCATCCTCTCGCACGTGCAGCCGCTGCCCACCGAGCGCGTGCCTTTGGAGCTCGCGCTGGGCCGCGCGCTGGCCTCGGACGCGGTGTCGCGCGCGCTGCTTCCGGCGGTCGATAACTCGGCCATGGATGGCTACGCAGTCCGGTCCGACGACTTGAAATCCGCATCGGAATCGAAGCCGGTCGTGCTGAAGATCGTCGAACGAATCACGGCCGGCGATTCGCCGCAGTCGACGCTGAGCGCCGGCCAGGCCGCCCGAATCATGACCGGTGGCGCCCTGCCGCCTGGCGCCGATGCCGTGGTCATGCAGGAAGACGTCGAGGTCCAGGGCTCGTCGGCCCTGTTTCGCGAATCCGTGGATGCCGGCGAGTACATCCGGCGCGCCGGCGAGGACATCCGTCCGGGCGATGTCGCGGTTCGGGCTGGCCAGGCGCTCGGTGCGTCGGAGCTGGCGCTGATGGCGTCGATTGGCGAGACCCACGCGAGCGTCCACCGACGGCCGCGTGTGGCGATCCTGGCGACCGGCGACGAGCTCGTGGATTTCGGCTCGAACGCGCCCGGAAAGCTCGTGGATTCGAACTCGTTGGCGCTGGCCTTGCGGCTGCGCGAGCTCGGCTGCGACGTGACCGCGCTTGGCGTGGCGCGCGATGAACCGGCCGCGATTCAGGCTCGATTCGAAGCGGCGGCTGGCGCGGATGTCATCGTCAGCTCCGCTGGCGTCTCGGTTGGCGACAAGGACTTCGTCAAACCGGTGCTGAAAGCCCTCGGCGCGACGCTTCACATCGAGCGCGTGGCCATTCGGCCCGGAAAGCCGCTCGTGTTTGCGACGCGGCCTGGCCAGCTCTTCTTCGGGCTGCCGGGAAATCCGGTCTCGTCGCGCGTGACGTTCGAGGTCTTCGTCCGGCCGGCGCTGCGAGCCCTCATGGGACTCACGAAGCCGATTTCGACGGTTCCGGCCGTCCTGAGTGCCGATTTCAAGAAGGTCGCCGAGCTCACGTTCTTCACGCGGGTCCGGCTCGAGCGCGATGGCGCCAAGCTGTTGGCCGTACCCATGCCCAAGCAGGGCTCGAACTACCTGACCTCGCTCGTGGGCGCGGATGGGCTCGCGATTCTGCCTGCAGGCGTCGGCCAGCTCGCGGCTGGAACACCGGTCGACGTGATGTTGCTCTAG
- a CDS encoding aminotransferase class IV, with protein MGALVNLNGALVPPDRAFISIFDRGFLYGDSIYEVCRTYRGKLFELQAHLDRLQASADRIGLELPMPIAGLGRQMAHTLEMAELPGEAYVRLIVTRGSGEISLDPNAAVDPAFVIIAKPLTPYPPELLEKGCKVAVVGVRRNPRQALDPAAKTGNYLNSVLAMGEAKKAGAHEAILLGIDGGVTEGASSNVFLVQRGTLVTPALEVGILAGVTRRIVLELARELKIPVQERRVEPAELENADEAFLASSIREVMPIARVDDKVLAAPGPLTTKLRNAFRALTEKA; from the coding sequence ATGGGAGCCCTGGTGAACCTGAATGGCGCGCTGGTGCCGCCCGACCGCGCGTTCATCTCCATCTTCGACCGCGGCTTCCTCTACGGCGACTCGATCTACGAGGTCTGCCGCACCTACCGGGGCAAGCTCTTCGAACTGCAGGCGCACCTGGATCGACTGCAGGCTTCCGCGGATCGCATCGGGCTCGAGCTGCCCATGCCCATCGCGGGCTTGGGACGGCAGATGGCACACACGCTGGAGATGGCCGAGCTGCCGGGCGAGGCGTACGTGCGGCTCATCGTCACGCGGGGATCGGGCGAGATCTCGCTCGATCCGAACGCGGCCGTGGATCCTGCGTTCGTGATCATCGCCAAGCCGCTCACGCCCTACCCGCCCGAGCTGCTCGAGAAGGGCTGCAAGGTGGCGGTGGTGGGTGTGCGTCGAAATCCGCGGCAAGCGCTCGATCCCGCGGCCAAGACGGGCAACTACCTGAACAGCGTGCTGGCGATGGGTGAAGCGAAGAAGGCCGGCGCGCACGAGGCGATCCTGCTGGGCATCGACGGCGGCGTGACCGAGGGCGCGTCGTCGAACGTGTTCCTGGTGCAGCGCGGGACGCTCGTCACGCCCGCGCTCGAGGTGGGGATTCTCGCGGGCGTCACGCGGCGCATCGTGTTGGAGCTGGCGCGCGAGTTGAAGATTCCCGTACAGGAGCGGCGCGTGGAGCCGGCGGAGCTCGAGAACGCGGACGAAGCGTTCCTGGCGTCATCGATTCGCGAGGTGATGCCCATCGCGCGCGTCGACGACAAGGTTCTCGCGGCGCCCGGGCCGCTCACGACGAAGCTTCGCAACGCCTTCCGCGCGCTCACGGAGAAGGCGTGA
- a CDS encoding helix-turn-helix transcriptional regulator, producing MIHCRLLELMARRGIRFVARVSEETGINRRTLALLADNRMARYDADVLTRLCAYFNCSLGELLEYRPSEATAEVQP from the coding sequence GTGATCCACTGCAGGCTGCTCGAGCTCATGGCCCGGCGCGGCATCCGCTTCGTGGCCCGGGTCTCCGAGGAGACGGGCATCAACCGCCGCACCCTGGCGCTGCTGGCCGACAACCGCATGGCCCGCTACGACGCCGACGTGCTCACCCGGCTCTGCGCCTACTTCAACTGCTCGCTCGGCGAGCTGCTCGAGTACCGGCCGAGCGAGGCGACGGCGGAGGTGCAGCCATGA
- a CDS encoding GMC family oxidoreductase: protein MSGAIYPGTLVTSDLELTADVCIVGSGPGGSVLASRLCDKGLKVVMLEEGGYPTRRGYSRREPETYPMLYQDRGVRATADAAITILQGRTVGGGSVVNWTTSFRTPKATLDVWEREHGVRGIDQAALNPHWDAIEKRLEIHQQPEWGVNANNGVLLRGAKALGLDAQRTFRNTSVRCVNSGYCSFGCPNDGKNDMTLTFIPDAVAKGLEVYADVRAERIELEGRKVARVVASVIDRNNGRPTGAKLTVKPKVLAVSCGAINSPNLLLRSGIDNAGRTGKRTFLHPVILMASEFEQRIDGWYGAPQSAASHHFIDRGPGKVGFFLESAPIHPMLAGSAFQAFGTELEDRMSRMPYTNVLLGLTKDGFVKGDDGGTVTALDDGRPKLDYPVNRHLQEALREACKAMARVQFAAGAKRVATATGVVLNSVDDIAKLDALSYGALDQPLFSAHQMGGCAMGGDPDTSVVDSQLRHRAADNLFVVDGSVFPTSLGVNPQLSIYGISSYASTFVGAAI from the coding sequence ATGAGCGGCGCCATCTATCCCGGCACGTTGGTCACGAGCGACCTCGAGCTCACCGCCGACGTGTGCATCGTGGGCTCGGGCCCCGGCGGTTCGGTGCTCGCCTCGCGGCTCTGCGACAAGGGCCTCAAGGTCGTGATGCTCGAGGAAGGCGGCTACCCGACCCGGCGCGGCTACTCCAGGCGCGAGCCGGAGACGTACCCGATGCTGTACCAGGACCGCGGCGTCCGAGCGACGGCCGACGCCGCGATCACCATCCTCCAAGGCCGCACCGTCGGCGGCGGCAGCGTGGTGAACTGGACCACCAGCTTCCGAACGCCCAAGGCCACGCTCGACGTCTGGGAGCGCGAGCACGGCGTGCGCGGGATCGATCAGGCGGCGCTCAATCCGCACTGGGACGCGATCGAGAAGCGGCTCGAGATCCACCAGCAGCCCGAGTGGGGAGTGAACGCCAACAACGGCGTGCTCCTCCGCGGCGCCAAAGCCCTGGGCCTCGACGCGCAGCGCACCTTCCGCAACACCAGCGTGCGCTGCGTGAACAGCGGCTACTGCAGCTTCGGCTGTCCGAACGACGGCAAGAACGACATGACCCTCACCTTCATCCCCGACGCGGTGGCCAAGGGGCTGGAGGTCTACGCCGACGTCCGCGCCGAGCGGATCGAGCTCGAGGGCCGCAAGGTCGCGCGCGTGGTGGCCAGCGTGATCGACCGCAACAACGGTCGTCCCACGGGCGCGAAGCTCACCGTGAAGCCCAAGGTGCTCGCCGTCTCCTGCGGCGCCATCAACTCGCCCAATCTCTTGCTGCGCTCGGGCATCGACAACGCGGGCCGCACCGGCAAGCGGACGTTCCTGCATCCGGTGATCTTGATGGCCTCGGAGTTCGAGCAGCGCATCGACGGCTGGTACGGCGCGCCGCAATCGGCCGCGAGCCACCACTTCATCGACCGCGGACCGGGCAAGGTCGGCTTCTTCCTCGAGTCGGCGCCGATTCACCCCATGCTCGCGGGCTCCGCGTTCCAGGCGTTCGGCACGGAGCTCGAGGACAGGATGTCGAGGATGCCGTACACGAACGTGCTGCTCGGGCTCACGAAGGACGGCTTCGTCAAAGGCGACGACGGCGGCACGGTGACCGCGCTCGACGACGGCCGGCCCAAGCTCGACTACCCCGTGAACCGGCACCTCCAGGAGGCGCTCCGCGAGGCCTGCAAGGCGATGGCGCGCGTGCAGTTCGCGGCCGGGGCCAAGCGCGTGGCCACCGCCACCGGCGTGGTGCTCAACTCCGTGGACGACATCGCCAAGCTCGACGCGCTCTCGTATGGCGCCCTCGACCAGCCGCTCTTCAGCGCTCACCAGATGGGCGGCTGCGCCATGGGCGGCGATCCGGACACGAGCGTGGTCGACAGCCAGCTCCGCCACCGAGCAGCCGACAACCTCTTCGTGGTCGACGGCTCGGTGTTCCCGACCTCGCTCGGCGTGAATCCTCAGCTATCGATTTATGGCATCTCCAGCTATGCCTCGACGTTCGTAGGCGCTGCCATCTAG
- a CDS encoding diguanylate cyclase, which produces MDLGRKYDLNKPQFTIGRSSKCDIQIDQESISRNHAVLVNDGKRVMVRDLGSTNGTYVNDQLVTEYEVRNGDFIKIGRTIFKFIAGGNIESEYHEEIYRLTTIDGLTQVFNKRYFTENSDREISRAHRYGRALTLIMFDIDNFKTINDSFGHLAGDHVLKQLASVVKTKIRREDVFSRYGGEEFAILLPELTLKGAATTAEKIRKLVESHKFIFEDETIPVTVSLGCAAVTKDIQDCAALIKAADDRLYAAKHAGRNKVMA; this is translated from the coding sequence ATGGACCTGGGCCGTAAGTACGACCTCAACAAGCCCCAGTTCACCATCGGCCGTTCCAGCAAGTGCGACATCCAGATCGACCAGGAGTCGATCAGCCGCAACCACGCGGTGCTCGTGAACGACGGCAAGCGGGTGATGGTGCGTGATCTGGGTTCCACCAACGGCACCTACGTCAACGACCAGCTCGTCACCGAGTACGAGGTCCGCAACGGCGACTTCATCAAGATCGGCCGGACGATCTTCAAGTTCATCGCCGGCGGCAACATCGAGAGCGAGTACCACGAGGAGATCTACCGGCTCACGACCATCGACGGTCTGACCCAGGTCTTCAACAAGCGGTACTTCACCGAGAACTCCGACCGTGAGATCAGCCGCGCCCACCGCTATGGCCGGGCGCTCACGCTGATCATGTTCGACATCGACAACTTCAAAACCATCAACGACTCCTTCGGCCACCTCGCCGGCGACCACGTGCTCAAGCAGCTCGCGAGCGTGGTGAAGACCAAGATCCGCCGCGAGGACGTCTTCAGCCGCTATGGCGGCGAGGAGTTCGCGATCCTCTTGCCCGAGCTCACGCTCAAGGGCGCCGCGACCACCGCCGAGAAGATCCGCAAGCTCGTCGAGAGCCACAAGTTCATCTTCGAGGACGAGACCATCCCGGTGACGGTGAGCCTCGGGTGCGCTGCGGTCACCAAGGACATCCAGGACTGCGCCGCGCTCATCAAGGCCGCCGACGACCGGCTCTACGCGGCCAAGCACGCCGGCCGGAACAAGGTGATGGCCTGA
- a CDS encoding aldehyde dehydrogenase, which yields MVAAVSIPQPTQFAELDKQLARLKEQAGPYARLSVRERQALLREMKEGVVAVADEWVRKACDYKGIDVNGPLAGEEWLAGPFITVRNFRLLEESLGQIASRGQPEIPDAWIRHRPNGALAVQVFPASGLDKMLFAGITAEVFLKPGVTAGQMRERQASFYKRPDHTGKVSLILGAGNVSSIPPTDLASKLFLEGKVCILKMNPVNAYVGPLLERAFKTLIDKGYLAVCYGGAEVGKYLVEHAAVDEIHITGSDKTHDAMVWGPPGPDRAQRMARNEPLLKKEITSELGNVSPVIVVPGPYSKAELDFQAANIAGAVTNNGSFNCNAAKLLVQPKGWSERQPLMAGIEQSLRGAPLRKAYYPGAADRWAHFTEGREKLVKIGEPKEGELPWTLIPDVDASKADDVIFREEPFCSILSETAIGSDDPVTFLQEAVNFVNQRVWGTLNATIIIHPRTLKNPAVQAALDQALEDLRYGAIGVNLWPASIFALGSAPWGGAPGSPLTDIQSGRGWVHNSFMIEDIEKCVARAPITQFPKPLWFPGHKTANEVGKRLVQLERNGSWLKLPGVALNAMRG from the coding sequence ATGGTCGCCGCCGTCTCGATTCCGCAGCCCACGCAGTTCGCCGAGCTCGACAAGCAGCTCGCGCGGCTCAAGGAGCAGGCCGGGCCCTACGCCAGGCTCTCGGTGCGCGAGCGGCAGGCGCTGCTGCGTGAGATGAAGGAGGGCGTGGTCGCCGTCGCCGACGAGTGGGTTCGCAAGGCGTGCGACTACAAGGGCATCGACGTGAATGGCCCGCTGGCAGGCGAAGAGTGGCTCGCCGGGCCGTTCATCACCGTGCGCAACTTCCGCTTGCTGGAGGAGTCGCTCGGGCAGATCGCGTCGCGCGGGCAGCCGGAGATTCCCGACGCGTGGATCCGGCATCGTCCGAACGGCGCGCTCGCCGTGCAGGTCTTCCCCGCGAGCGGCCTGGACAAGATGCTCTTCGCGGGCATCACCGCCGAGGTCTTCCTCAAGCCCGGCGTGACCGCGGGCCAGATGCGCGAGCGCCAGGCCAGCTTCTACAAGCGGCCCGACCACACCGGCAAAGTGAGCCTCATCCTCGGCGCAGGGAACGTCTCGTCGATCCCGCCCACGGATCTCGCCAGCAAGCTCTTCCTCGAGGGCAAGGTCTGCATCCTGAAGATGAACCCGGTGAACGCGTACGTGGGCCCGCTGCTCGAGCGCGCCTTCAAGACGCTCATCGATAAGGGCTACCTCGCGGTCTGCTACGGCGGCGCGGAGGTCGGCAAGTACCTCGTCGAGCATGCAGCCGTGGACGAAATCCACATCACCGGCTCCGACAAGACCCATGACGCGATGGTCTGGGGCCCGCCCGGCCCGGATCGCGCGCAGCGTATGGCGCGCAACGAGCCCTTGCTGAAGAAGGAGATCACCAGCGAGCTGGGCAACGTGTCGCCGGTGATCGTGGTGCCCGGGCCGTACTCGAAGGCCGAGCTCGACTTCCAGGCCGCCAACATCGCGGGCGCGGTGACCAACAACGGCAGCTTCAACTGCAACGCGGCCAAGCTGCTCGTGCAGCCCAAGGGCTGGAGCGAGCGGCAGCCGCTGATGGCGGGCATCGAGCAGAGCCTGCGGGGCGCGCCGCTGCGCAAGGCGTACTACCCGGGCGCCGCCGACCGCTGGGCGCACTTCACCGAGGGCCGCGAGAAGCTGGTGAAGATCGGCGAGCCCAAGGAAGGCGAGCTGCCTTGGACGCTCATCCCCGACGTCGACGCCAGCAAGGCCGACGACGTCATCTTCCGCGAGGAGCCGTTCTGCTCGATCCTCTCGGAGACCGCCATCGGCAGCGACGATCCCGTCACGTTCCTTCAGGAAGCCGTCAACTTCGTGAACCAGCGCGTCTGGGGCACGCTCAACGCCACGATCATCATCCACCCGCGCACGCTGAAGAACCCGGCGGTGCAGGCCGCGCTCGATCAGGCGCTCGAGGATCTGCGCTACGGCGCGATTGGCGTGAACCTCTGGCCGGCGAGCATCTTCGCGCTGGGCAGCGCGCCGTGGGGCGGGGCGCCGGGCTCGCCGCTCACCGACATCCAGAGCGGCCGCGGCTGGGTGCACAACTCGTTCATGATCGAGGACATCGAGAAGTGCGTGGCCCGCGCGCCGATCACGCAGTTCCCCAAGCCGCTCTGGTTCCCGGGCCACAAGACCGCGAACGAGGTGGGCAAGCGGCTGGTGCAGCTGGAGCGCAACGGGAGCTGGCTGAAGCTCCCGGGCGTCGCGCTGAACGCGATGCGCGGATAA
- a CDS encoding J domain-containing protein produces the protein MIAQHQPLPNAELLECTHCGVPMPAQARSESPVRYFCCSRCGRWQSSMYAHDVVRRHAGVRYARPAPRPEPSFEQIKERLESWMARLDREDPNAVLGLGANASPEQVRERYRELALAHHPDRGGDAAQMRRINDAYERIRARRG, from the coding sequence ATGATTGCGCAACATCAGCCGCTGCCGAACGCGGAGCTGCTCGAGTGCACCCACTGCGGCGTACCCATGCCCGCGCAGGCCCGGAGCGAGAGCCCGGTTCGCTATTTCTGCTGCTCCAGGTGCGGCCGCTGGCAGAGCAGCATGTACGCGCACGACGTCGTGCGGCGGCATGCGGGCGTGCGCTACGCGCGTCCGGCGCCGCGGCCCGAGCCGAGCTTCGAGCAGATCAAGGAGCGCCTCGAGTCGTGGATGGCGCGGCTCGATCGCGAGGATCCGAACGCAGTGCTTGGGCTCGGCGCGAACGCGTCACCGGAGCAGGTGCGCGAGCGGTATCGCGAGCTGGCGCTGGCGCATCACCCGGATCGCGGCGGTGACGCGGCCCAGATGCGACGCATCAACGACGCCTACGAGCGCATCCGCGCACGGCGGGGTTAG